One Nocardioides aromaticivorans genomic window carries:
- a CDS encoding MBL fold metallo-hydrolase: MCQTTGKPDDLPTAPEAGVRRRSLLRGGAVGTVGLGAAVLAPSASAKGRPITPPKRFGAAELVILGTAAGPPPEPDRAGIASALHIEGRNYLIDCGRSSVTNYYNVGLRYADLDSVFITHLHADHVADYYNVFLLAGWGLTDDNDALTQRVGVYGPGPAGALRPPFKGGDVPTVAPEDPTPGLAAMTEHLVAAYAYSSNLFIRDSGSPDPRDLIDVHELQVPSEVPADVLGDTAPPMDPFLVMEDDRVRVTAVLVPHGPAFPSYAYRFDTDHGSVVFSGDTSLTPNIVTLARGADILVHEAIDLEALGELPPAALDHLKQSHTSVADVGAVAEAAGVDTLVLSHLVPAAHSIVSTGRWRRRAQQGFGGRVVVGEDLMRIPLPR; this comes from the coding sequence ATGTGCCAGACCACTGGGAAGCCGGACGACCTGCCCACCGCCCCCGAGGCCGGCGTACGCCGCAGGAGCCTGCTCCGGGGTGGAGCCGTGGGAACCGTCGGCCTCGGCGCGGCGGTGCTGGCGCCGAGCGCGTCCGCCAAGGGCCGTCCGATCACGCCCCCGAAGCGCTTCGGCGCGGCCGAGCTCGTCATCCTCGGCACTGCCGCCGGTCCGCCGCCCGAGCCCGATCGGGCGGGGATCGCCAGCGCACTGCACATCGAGGGGCGCAACTACCTCATCGACTGTGGTCGGAGCTCGGTGACGAACTACTACAACGTGGGCCTGCGGTACGCCGACCTCGACTCCGTGTTCATCACGCACCTGCACGCCGACCACGTCGCCGACTACTACAACGTCTTCCTGCTCGCGGGTTGGGGCCTCACCGACGACAACGATGCGCTGACGCAGCGGGTGGGTGTGTACGGCCCGGGTCCGGCCGGCGCGCTGCGACCGCCGTTCAAGGGCGGCGACGTCCCGACCGTCGCGCCCGAGGACCCGACGCCGGGCCTCGCCGCCATGACGGAGCACCTGGTCGCGGCCTACGCCTACAGCTCGAACCTCTTCATCCGGGACTCGGGGAGCCCCGACCCGAGGGACCTGATCGACGTCCACGAGCTCCAGGTCCCGAGCGAGGTCCCCGCGGACGTGCTGGGCGACACGGCGCCGCCGATGGACCCGTTCCTGGTGATGGAGGACGACCGGGTGCGGGTCACCGCCGTCCTGGTGCCGCACGGCCCGGCCTTCCCGAGCTACGCCTACCGCTTCGACACCGACCACGGGTCGGTCGTGTTCTCCGGTGACACCTCGCTGACTCCGAACATCGTCACGCTCGCGCGGGGCGCGGACATCCTCGTGCACGAGGCGATCGACCTCGAGGCGCTGGGCGAGCTGCCGCCCGCCGCGCTCGACCACCTCAAGCAGTCGCACACCTCGGTGGCCGACGTCGGTGCGGTCGCCGAGGCCGCCGGCGTCGACACGCTGGTCCTGAGCCACCTCGTCCCTGCGGCCCACTCCATCGTCAGCACCGGCCGCTGGCGCAGGCGCGCACAGCAGGGCTTCGGCGGCCGGGTCGTGGTCGGCGAGGACCTGATGCGGATTCCGCTGCCGCGCTAG